The following are encoded together in the Macadamia integrifolia cultivar HAES 741 chromosome 10, SCU_Mint_v3, whole genome shotgun sequence genome:
- the LOC122091626 gene encoding probable sugar phosphate/phosphate translocator At3g11320 — translation MKGSSRLFTIGLVTAWYSSNIGVLLLNKYLLSNYGFKYPIFLTMCHMTACSLLSYVAIAWMKIVPMQTIRSRVQFLKISALSLIFCASVVSGNVSLRYLPVSFNQAVGATTPFFTAVFAYIMTVKREAWLTYVTLIPVVTGVIIASGGEPSFHLFGFLMCVGATAARALKSVLQGILLSSEGEKLNSMNLLLYMAPIAVVFLLPATLFMEENVVGITLALARDDVKIIWYLLFNSALAYFVNLTNFLVTNHTSALTLQVLGNAKGAVAVVVSILIFRNPVSVTGMLGYTLTVFGVILYSEAKKRSK, via the exons ATGAAAGGCTCGAGCCGGTTGTTCACGATCGGGCTTGTGACGGCATGGTACTCGTCCAACATCGGGGTTTTGTTGCTCAACAAGTACCTCCTCAGCAACTATGGCTTCAAGTATCCTATCTTCCTCACCATGTGCCACATGACTGCGTGTTCCTTGCTCAGCTATGTCGCCATCGCTTGGATGAAGATAGTCCCAATGCAGACTATCCGATCCCGTGTTCAATTCCTGAAGATCTCTGCTCTCAGTCTCATTTTCTGTGCCTCCGTAGTTAGCGGTAATGTTTCACTTCGATACCTTCCGGTGTCATTCAACCAGGCAGTTGGTGCCACTACCCCATTCTTTACCGCCGTGTTTGCCTATATCATGACGGTGAAGAGGGAAGCTTGGCTGACTTATGTCACCCTCATTCCTGTCGTCACTGGGGTCATCATTGCCAGCGGG GGTGAACCAAGTTTCcatctttttggttttttaatgTGTGTTGGTGCTACTGCTGCTAGGGCACTGAAGTCAGTACTTCAAGGGATTTTGCTATCCTCTGAAGG AGAAAAGCTTAATTCCATGAACCTCCTTTTGTACATGGCTCCAATTGCTGTTGTGTTCCTTCTTCCTGCAACACTTTTTATGGAGGAAAATGTGGTTGGGATCACACTAGCACTTGCAAGGGATGATGTCAAGATCATTTGGTATCTTCTCTTCAATTCTGCACTTGCATATTTTGTGAATTTGACAAATTTCTTGGTCACCAATCACACCAGTGCGCTGACTCTTCAG GTGCTTGGAAATGCAAAGGGGGCTGTCGCTGTGGTTGTCTCAATTTTGATCTTCAGAAATCCTGTTTCAGTGACTGGAATGCTTGGTTACACGCTAACAGTGTTTGGAGTTATCCTTTACAGTGAAGCCAAAAAAAGGAGCAAATGA